CTGAACGGCAACGGCATCCCCATACGCGCCAAGCTCATGCACCCGAAAACGGGGGGCGGCACCCGGTTTCCAGGGATCGTCTATATCCATGGATACCAGAACAACCGGGAAACAGGAGACGCGTACTGCATCGAACTGGCCAGAAGGGGGTTTGTTGTCCTGAACATCGACGCCATCGGCCGGGGCAATTCCGGCATACCCGGCAATCCGGCGGATCCCGGCTTCGACGACACGTACGGCGGGCAATCCTCGCTCGACTATCTGCGGTCGCTGCCCCTCGTCGATCCCGGGGCTGTCGGCATGATGGGCCACAGCCTCGGCGCCGAAATGGCCTATAAAGTTGCCCTTCGAGACCCGGGCGTCCGGGGGCTGGTCATCACCGGCTTCGCCTACACCACCGCCGCCGACTACCAGCACCCCGCCAACATGCTCATGATCATCGGAAAATACGACGAATACAGAAAAAGGATGACCGGCACACGCAACATCCTCACCGACTGGATGAAGTCCGAACAGACCCGCAAGGTGATTGACGCCCCGAATCCTGAAATCGGCGTGACCTACGGTGACTTCTCCGCCGGTACCGCCCGGCGCGTCTTCGTTCCCCATGTAACGCACATTCAGGAATCGCACAACCGGGATGCCATCGCCGAAGCCCTGCTCTGGATGCGGCAGGCGCTGAACCCACCCGCTGCATACTGGTCCGACCCGCACAGGCAGATCTGGCCGGTCAAGGAGTGGGCGACCCTGGTGGCCATGGTTGCCGGCTTTTTTTCTCTGCTGCCCTTGAGCACCCTTCTGCTCCGGCTCGCTTGGTTTCGCCCCCTGGCCGGCGCCCCCACGGCGACATATGCGTGCGGGGGCAAAGCCTTTCTCAAGCACGTCACCATCAACGGTCTGGTCATGTGGCTTTACCTGCCGCTCATCTTCATCCTGTTCGGCATCCACATCTACCTGGTACCCATCGACAGGGTCTTCCCCATGATGATGGTAAATGCCATTGTCTGGTGGTTCCTTTGCATCAATATCATCGGATTTTTTATTTTCCGCCGATGGTTTAAAAAACAGAATCGCCTGTACGGGACCACGCTGGCCGACATGGGCATATCCTTCAAAAAGGATCTTTTTTACCTGGACGGCGTCCGCCTCGGCAAAGGGGTGGCCCTGGCCATGACCCTTTTCATATTTGCCTACGCCGCCGAACACCTGCTCGAAAGCATCTTCATCGTCGACTACCGTTTCATATTCCCTTTTGCCAGCGACCTCACCCCCTACCGCCTCAAAATGTGGCTGGTCTACTTCCCGTTTCTGCTCATCGGGTTTCTTCAGACCGGCGTTTTTCTGCACGGACAGATCCGAAAAGCGCCGAAACGGTCGCAAACAGGGACGTTCCTGGCGTGGTCCGGCGCCAACCTGGCGGCCATGATCGTTCCCCTGCTCCTGTTTCTCTGCATCCAATACATCCCGCTGCTGACGACCGGCTTCATACCACTGGTGGGGCCGGGCGGCATGTTCGTGTCGTTCGTGCTCAACCTGTTTCACCTCATCGTCGTCCTCTGCCTGGTAATCCCGATTTCCACGTGGCTTTTTCAAGTGACCGGTACCATCTATACCGGGGCCGTTTTAAACGCCGCCCTGGTAACCTGGATGTTCACGTCCTCCCAGGTGATCGCCCCCATCCCGATATAGGGAAATTACCCCCTGAAAGAGATTGATATTGACGCTTCCCCGCCGCACGCTGCGGGGAAGCGTCACCGTAAGGGGTTCTATCCATTATGATTCGCTCGCTATCTCGGTTCACATAAAACCACGTCGTCAAATGTTTCCGGTGCGCCATATTCCCGTTTGACTTCGGTTAAACCTTTGATTATACTCTGCCATCATTTTAGGGAAACCTAAATTGAGGAAAACATCACCGCCATAAAAAGGAGGTTGGAATGACCGCAAAACCCTGGCATGGCCCCAAGTGGCCTGAAGGCGTCCCTCACGAAATCACCGGGTGGGACAAACCCTTACCTACACTCCTTGACGAAACCGCCGCACGATACCCGGATCTCGTTTACACGATTTTCAACGATGCCGGGCGCACCTATTCCCAGGTGAAAGACACGGCGGATCGCATCGCCAACTTCCTGGTATCCAAAGGCGTCAAAAAGGGCGATCGGGTAGCCATTTTTCTGCCAAACCTGCCCCACTATCCGGCTATCTTTTTCGGGATCCTGAAAGCCGGTGCCGTTTGTGTCACCTGCAATCCCATCTACACGGCCAACGAATTGAACTACCAGTTGGGGGATGCCGGCGCCAAGGCCGTTTTCTGCATGGATCACCCCGAATTTTATCGCACAACGGTGGAAGCCATCAGGGGAACCGACGTGGAAACGGTCGTCATCTGCAGCGTAAAATCCTACCTGCCCCGGCTGAAAGGTTTTCTGGGCGGTCTGCTGGGCAAGATCCCCAAGGCGGAGAGCCACCAACCCGGGCACCTGTTGTTCGACGACGTTGTCGCCGCCGCATCCGGATCCGGGGCGCCCGCCGTGGAGATCGATCCTGTCGATGACCTGGCCCTGATCATCTACACCGGCGGAACCACCGGCCGGCCCAAGGGGGCCGCCCTGACCCATGCCAACTTTTTCTATAACGTCATGGGGCTGAACGAATACGGCCGGCTGGTCCAGGAACCCGGCGGACGGCCGGAAAGGATCAGGGGCGGCGGTTTCAACACCTACCTGGGCGTACTGCCCTGGTACCACAGCTTCGGCCTGACCTGCGCCATGCTGTCGGCCTGCGCCACGGGGAGCAAGCTTATCTGCGTCCCCGATCCGCGCGCCGGGGACCCGCCTTTCACCGAGGTGCTGAAACTTGTCCAGAAGCACCGGCCCACGTTGATGCCGGCCGTGCCCACCATCTTCGTGGCCTTCACCAACCATCCCCTTCTGGGCCAGTTCGACCTGACCTCCCTCGTCGGGTGCTTTTCAGGCGGTGCCCCGCTCCCGCCGGAGGTCTGCAAGCAGTTCGAAGAAAAAACCGGGGCCATTATTTTCGAAGGCTACGGCCTCAGCGAAACCGCCCCCGTGGCCACCGCCAACCCCACCAACCGGGAAAACCGTAAAATCGGCTCCATCGGGTTCCCCATTCCCTGCACGGATATCAAGATCGTGGACCTCGAAACCGGCTTGGAGGAGCTCCCCCAGGGAGAGGACGGCGAAATCGCCATCTCCGGCCCCCAGGTCATGCAGGGATACTGGAACAAACCCGAGGAAAACGAGGCGGTTTTCCGGGAAATCGACGGCAGCCGCTATTTCCTGACCGGGGACATCGGCCACATCGACGAGGAGGGGTTCATCCTCATCACCGACCGCAAGAAGGACATGATCATCGTGGGCGGCTTCAATGTGTATCCGCGCGATGTGGAGGACATCCTCTTTACCCACCCCAAGGTCGCCCTCGCGGCAGTGGTGGGCGTGCCGGATGCCAGAAGCGGCGAAATCGTCAAGGCCTTCATCCAGCTCAAGCCCGGGGAAACCGCCACGGAAGAGGAAATCATGGCCTTCTGCAAGGAAAACATGGCAGGGTATAAGCGGCCCAAGCAAATCGAGTTCCGCGAAGAAGTCCCGGTTTCCAACGTGGGCAAGGTCCTGCGCCGCGTGCTGCGGGACGAGGAATCCGGAAAATAGTCAAGAACAAGGTTTACGGTATACGGTATATGGTATACGGTGTACGGCATGAGGGTTAGGGTGTAAGGCGGTAGGTGGCGGGTGTCATGAACCGGTGACGATCCGTTCCCCGTCCCTTTCACCTCCCGTTCACACAACGGCTGATTATGATGAAAAACAAAGCTCCTAAAATAGGCCGGAACGACCCCTGCCCCTGCGGCAGCGGTTTGAAGTACAAGCGCTGTTGCGGCGACACGCAGGCCTCCTCGTCCGCGGACGTCGCAGCCATGTATGCCCGGAAGCATAATGTCCGGGTCAAACAGGGCAAAGATGTCGAGGCTATTCGCCGAGCCGGCCGGCTGGTGATGGAAACGCTGGACATGGTCGAAGCAATGATCGCGCCCGGCCTGGTCACCGAAGAGATCAACACCCGGGTCCACGAATTTACCGTGAAGAACGGTGCCGTCCCCGCACCGCTGAACTACCGGGGCTTTCCCAAAAGCGTCTGCGTATCCATCAACGACGTGATCTGCCACGGCATTCCGGGGCCCCACGCCCTGCAAGAGGGTGATATCGTCAACATCGACGTCACCACCATCCTCAACGGATACTACGCGGATGCCAACAAATCCTTTTTTGTGGGAAAGCCGTCGCCCGATGCCCGCAAGATTGTCGACGTCGCCCGCGAAAGCCTCAAAAGGGGTATTGCCATGGTCAAACCGGGCAACACCCTGGGCGATATCGGCTGGGCCATACAATCCTGGGCCGAGAGCCAGGAATGCTCGGTGGTCAGGGAATTCGTGGGTCACGGCGTGGGATTCGATTTTCACGAAGCGCCCCAGGTTCCCCACTTCGGCCGTCGTGGCCAGGGCCTTGCCCTCATTCCCGGCATGGTTTTTACCATCGAACCCATGATCAACCTGGGAGATAAAGCGCTGCGCATTCTGGAGGATAACTGGACCGCCGTCACCCGGGACGGATCCCTTTCGGCCCAATTCGAACAGACCCTCCTGGTAACCGACAACGGTTGTGAGAGCCTGACGCCCTACCCACTGTAATCCCGTTGATGATGCGTCTACCGTTTTTGACATTTTGAGGGGAACTTTAGGGGACGTTCATAAATATATAAATAACTTGTACCAAAAAAATAGTTATTTATATATTTATGAACGTCCCCTCTATTACAAGGAAGACTAAAATGCGTATCCACCTGCTGCAGCACGAAGCCCAAGCCGTCTCCACCAACGTTCTCGCCTGGGCGGCGCAAAACGGTCACGCCGTCACCCGAACCGATGTTCTGGAGGCCGACGTCCTGCCGGATGCCGGCGATTTCGATCTCCTGGTCGTTGCCGGCGGGCCGCAGCACATTTGGGAAAAAGACAAAAACCCCTGGCTGGGAAATGAAAAGAAACTGCTCGCCGCCGCGGCGGCGGCGGGAAAACATGTGCTGGGCATCTGCCTCGGCGCCCAGTTGCTGGCCGAAGTCCTCGGCGGCAGGGTGTTCGCCAACCCGCTCACGGAACTGGGCTGGTGCGCCGTCCAGCTGACATCCGCGGGTCTGACATCTCCCTTGTTCCGCGGGGTTCCCGAGCGCTTCACCATGTTTCAATGGCACAGCGACCATTTTTCACTGCCGGAGGGGGTCACCCGGCTGGCAACCAGCCCGGCCGCTCCAAACCAGGCCTTTGCCGACGCCGACGGCCGCCTGCTCGGCATCCAGTTCCATCCGGATTTCGATTGCGGGCTGATTGAAGACATGGTGCGGAGCGAAACGGAAAAGTGGCCCGAAGGTCCCTTTGTCACCCCCCGGGAAACACTGCTTCAGGAGACGGCGGCCATCGAGGAGCCTGTCTGGCTCATGGAACTTCTGCTGGACAATATGGCCCAAGCCATGCAATCCTCAAATGCCCCCGAGCCACGCTCTCACCAAAATGACGATTGCCGTGATCAGAGCCGCGGCCTGGACAGGGGTGCCGAAGCGCTTTGCAGCCGTCTTGCCGTAGAGGAAACCGATAACCAGCCCCGACAGAAAGCCAAACAGGTGCGCTAGAATGTCCGCGTGCGCGGACGATCCCAAAAAGCCCAGCAGGGCCAGGCCGGCGCCCAGCGGCAAAAGGGCCTTGATGCGGCGGCCGGGGTGCTCCAGGCGGCGCAAAAACTGCCAGGCAGTAAGAAGGCCCAGGGCCCCGAAAACCGCCGTGGACGCCCCGATGGAGCTGTGGCCCGTCTTGTAAACCACCGCATTCATCACATTGCCGCCAATCCCGGCCGACAGGATCATCAGCCAGCCGACGCCCCACCCCATGATGGAGCAGACGGCCGACCCCAGAACCGCGATGCCCACCATGTTCCCTGCCAGGTGGACCGCACCGCTGTGCAACAGCAGCGCCGTTGCCGCCCGATACCACTCGCCGTCGAGCATTCGCCCGGCCGTGGCCGCGTAGCTGTCCATCAGGAAACGGCTGTCCGGCTGCATGGTCACAAAAACATGCACCGCGGCCAGCAGCAGCGCCCCCCAGATTCCGGCCAGGCTTTTTTTGAAATCGCGGAAAATGTCTTCGGAAACGATTGGGTCCGGGCGGTTTTCAATCCTATAGGCGTCGATCAGGCCGGCAGCCTCCGCCGACCGGTCCGGCGCGACCTCCAGTTCCCACCCGTCCGCCTGCCGCACCGCCCGGGAAGCGATCCCGGCGGAAAGCAGAACCAGTTGGTAGGTTTCCACCTCCTCCTTCGACAGCTTGTCAACGACAGTGATCATATTCAAATAAAATCGGGTACCACGATTTTATGAAACGCGGCTGACGTCGCTTTCCTGCAAAGCGGCACAAGTAAAATATCCGAAAATCCGTTTCCAGCGCGCCGCCGGCGTCAGGGTGACCAGGTTGCCGGCCAGAACGACGACAACCCCCAATGCGGCGGTCAGCCTCCAGTGATAGGACTCGAAAAGCGTGGAAAGAAAAAGGGATGCCAGGCAAAACCGGTAGCTCACCGAAAGAACCGGCGGCACCTGCGTCAGCTGCAGCTTGATGCCCAACCAGGTCGATCCCCAGATCAGGGTGGCGCCCGCATAAAGGATGCAGTTGAGCAGCAGGTCCCCCGTTTAAAGGATTGAACACTCCCCGCAGCAAGCTTAAGGGGAATCTTCACCGTAAGGAATTCTATCAATTATGAGCCCATCTCTGTTTCACTTGGACCCTTGAACCCTGGAACCCTTTTCCCCTTGTGGGATATTAACTAGCGGCGAAGCCGCGTACACAAACACATTTTCCTTCTGCAGGATTTCTGCAGAACGAAAATTTATTTGGTTAGCTGGGCCAGCGTTTCATCCGGCATCTTGAAGGAGTGTTCGGCCGCCGGAAAGGCCGCCTCCTGGACGTCCTTCTTGTACGCGTTCAACGCCTCCAGGATGATCGGCCGTATCTTGGTGTACTGCTTGACGAATTTGGGTATGAACTTGTCGAAAAGACCGATCATGTCGTGGGTTACCAGGACCTGGCCATCCACGTCCACCCCCGCTCCGATGCCGATGACCGGCACCGTGACCGACTCGGCCACGAGTTTTCCCAGGGGGGCCGGAACCGCCTCCAGGATGATGGAAAACACACCTGCCGCCTCCAGGGCCCTGGCATCTTCGATGATGCGCCTGGCGGCCTCGGCATCTTTGCCCTGCATCTTGAAGCCGCCCAGGGCGCTCGCCGTCTGGGGCGTCAATCCGATGTGTCCCTGCACCGGGATGCCGGCCTTGACGATGGCCTCGACTGTCGGCGCGAAATCGACGCCGCCTTCCAGCTTGACCACATCGCAGCCGCCCTCTTTCATCAGCCGCCCGGCATTGCGCACGGCCTCCTCGATCGAAACGTTGTAGCTCATGAAAGGCATGTCGCCCACAATGAGCGGCCCCTTGCAGCCGCGCACGACCGCCTTGATGTGGTGAATCATGTGCGCCATGGTGACTTCTACGGTGCCGTCAAGGCCCATCACCACCATGCCCAAAGAGTCGCCCACCAGAACGATGTCGACGCCGGCCTCGTCGGCCAACAGCCCGAACGGATAGTCGTAGGCGGTCACCATGACCAGTTTGCGTTTGTCCGCCTTGGCCTTTTTTACATCCATTACCGTCACTTTGTTGCTTGCCATTGGTTGCTCTCCTTTTTTCAGTCTTTATAAGTCTTATAGGTCCTATAGGTAGTTTGCCTGCAGCGTTTCCACCAGGGCGGTCAACGTCCGGTTCACCGGTGCCGGCAGCCCCAGCCTTTCCGCTTCCTCCACCACCACGCCGTTGATGGCCCCGATTTCCGTCATGCGCCGGTTGTCCACATCCTGTCCCATGGAGGAACGGTTGGCGCCGGTCGCCCGCGCCACCTCCAGGACATGTTCCACCGCGTCCGGGCGGACGGCTATCTGTTGCGCCTCCGCCACGGCAATGGCCTCCTCCACGGCGGCCCTCGACAGCGCCACGGTGGCCGGCAAGTCCAGCAACTGGCCGTTCTTGATGCCGGTCAGGGCGGTAATGGCGTTGATCCCCACGTTGATCAGGAGTTTCCCCCACACGATGCTGCGCACATCTGCGGACACGTCCGTTTCGATACCGGCCCCGGAAAAAAAAGCCGCCACCTGCTCGGCCTTGTGGGTGTTTTGCCGATGCCACATGCCGATGGTGGTCAAACCGCTGCCGGCATGGCGGATGCTTCCGGGCCCCAGCATGGTGGCGCCATGGGAGGTGGTGCCGGCGATGACATGGCCGGGCTCGACCTCCCGGGCGATCCGGTCGGCGTTGCCCATGCCGTTCTGCAGCGTCAGAACGAGACCGTCGCGTCCGGCAAGCGCTTTGGCGGTCCTGGCCGCGGCCTCCGTCTGAGTCGACTTGACGAACACGATCGTAAGATCGCTCTCCCCGACGGTTTCGGGATCCATGGTCGCCTGCAGTCGAACGGTCCGCACCCGCCCGTCCCTTTCGATGGTAAGCCCCCGGTCATTGACGGCATCCACGTGTTCGCTCCAGATATCGACCAGCCACACCTCGGCCCCTGCCTCCGCCAACAGTCCTCCGAAAAGGCTTCCCATGGCGCCTGCACCGACGACGGCTATTTTCATCTTTCCTCCTTTGTTTTTGGCTTGAACCCCCGGATCCTGCCCCTGGTTCTTTAAACCGTATACCGTAACGGAAAAGCACGAAAATGTTCATGGTCTTTTTCGTGTTTTTGGACGTTCGTGTTTTCGTACTAAATGATCTTTATCTTTTCCGGTTTATCCGGATTGGGATTTCGGATTTTATTCCACGCAGTCCATGACGCCTGTAGCGGTGCCATCGGGTTCAATTAGTCGCCAACCCCGGTTCCATCGTTCAGCCAGCAGGCCACCCGGTGGCGGTCAGCGGCCTCGATCAGGACCGGCCGCTCCATCCTGCAGCGGTCGTGCACGTGCGGACAGCGGGTGTGAAACCTGCACCCGGGCGGCGGATCGATGGGACTGGGCACGTCTCCCTCCAGCGGGGCGGGCGGCACCTGCCCCTGGGGGTTCGGCAGGGGAACCGCCTCCAGCAGTGCCCGCGTGTAGGGGTGCCGGGGCGTCACGCTGAAAACCTCCGCCGGCGCCGTTTCGACGATGCCGCCCAGGTACATCACCGCAATGCGGTCGCAGATGTGTTCCACCACGCTGAGATCGTGGGAGATGAACACGTAGGAAAGGCCGAATTCCTCCCTCAGGTCTTCGAGAAGGTTGATCACCTGGGCCTGAATGGAAACGTCCAAGGCGCTGACCGGTTCGTCGGCGACGATCAATTTGGGTCTGACGCACAGTGACCTGGCAATGCCGATGCGCTGACGCTGGCCGCCTGAAAACTCATGGGGATACTTGTCCAGGTCGCCGGCGCGCAACCCCACCTTTTCCAGCAGGTCCACGGCCTGCTCCTTTCTTTGCCGGCGGGTCAGATGGTCGTGGGCCCGCATGGGCTCGGTGACGATGGCTTCGACCTTCATCCGCGGGTCCAGGCTCGAAAAGGGGTCCTGGAAAATGATCTGCATTTTCCGCCTCAAGGGGCGCAGATCCGTCCGGGAAAGGCACGTAATGTCCTCGCCCTCGAGAAAAATGGTTCCCGCCGTGGGATCCAGCAGCCTCAGAATCAACCGGCCCAGCGTGGTCTTCCCGCAGCCCGATTCGCCCACCAGGCCGAAACTCTCCCCCCCGGCCACCCGGAAGGACACGCCGTCCACCGCCTTGACCCAGGCGTGCGGCTTCGACATCAAACCGCCCCCCAGCGGAAAGTGTTTGACGAGGTTCTCGATTTTCAGAAGGTCCGTGTCAGGCATGCCCGGTCCCTCCTCCGGACGGCTGCACCAGCCAGCAGCGGGCCGACCGTCCCCCGCCTAAAGCCTGCAGCGCGGGCTGCTGTTCCCGGCACCTGTCGAACACCTCGGGGCACCGGTCGGCGAACTTGCAGCCCGAAACGGGCTCCATCAGCGAAGGCACCGTTCCCTTGATCTCGTTCAGGCGCTGCTTGCGGCCGGCGGCCCGGCTGCCCAGCCGCGGAATCGATTTGAGCAGCCCCCGGGTGTATGGGTGCAGCGGGCTCCCGAAAATATCATCCACACCGGCCGTCTCCACCACCTGCCCGGCATACATCACCACCACGCGACGGGCCATTTGAGCCACCACGCCCAGATCGTGGGTGATCAGCAGCATGGACGTGCCCGTTTCCTTTTTGAGGCCCTCCATCAGGGAAAGAATCTGCGACTGGATGGAAACATCCAGGGCGGTTGTCGGCTCGTCGGCGATCAGCAGCCTCGGCCGGCACACCATGGCCATGGCGATCATCACGCGCTGCCGCATGCCGCCCGACAACTGATGCGGATATTCGTCAATCCGCTTTTCCGGCGCGGGAATTTTCACCTGCCCGAGCCAGTGCACGGCCTGCTCGAGCGCTTCCTGCCGGTCCATGTTGCGGTGAACCATCAAAGGCTCGGCCACCTGGCGGCCGATGGTGAGCACGGGGTTCAAAGAGGTCATGGGCTCCTGAAAAATCATGGAGATGTCGCGCCCGCGAATGCTGCGGAGCTTGTCCGGGGCCATGGCCAAAAGGTCCTTTCCGTCGAAAAGGATGCGGCCCGAGTGAATCCGGCCCGGCGGGGACGCCACCAGCCCGAGGATACTGAGCGAAGTGACGCTCTTGCCGCACCCGGATTCACCCACCAGCCCGACCGTTTCCCCCTCGGCAACGGACAGGCTGACATGGTCCACGGCCCTGCCGACACCCTCGGGGGTGTGAAAGTCGACCGCCAGGTCCTCTATTTCAAGCAGATTTTTGCCCAAGACTAACGCCTTTCACTGGTTTACGGTTCCTCCATACCTCTGAGCCATATCAACAAATTTTGCCGATCGTGTGCATAGATAGCGTTTGTCGTGTTATTCGGCATCCTGAGGGCTTCGAAAAAAATGTTTCTCATGTTGGACCTAGGTTGTATCGGAACACATATATGACAACCGCTGTAACCGACGCTGAACCTCTCCAACACCGTTAATCGTTGGACGGCGTTAGATAGTGCAGCGCCGCCAGCGCATAGGTGTCCGCCGTCTCCTTCAGCTGGTTGATATCCACCCACTCGTCTTTCTGGTGCGGCACCTGGCGGTCGCCGGCGCCCATGGTGACGATGGGGATGCCTTTCATGGCCCACAGAAAGGTGCCGTCGGTGGCGCCGGGGACGCCCGCGTATTCCGGTTCCGCGTTCAGCACCCGGCGTGTGGCCCACGCCGCCGCCGCGACCACCGGATCGTTCGCGTCGGTTTTGGTGCAGGGACGGTCGGTGAGAAATTCCACTTGCACGTCCATGCGGTGGTCGCGTTCGAGCCGCAGCTGCCGGTCATAGGCCGCGTAGTCGTCGGCCACTTTCTTTGCCGTCGCCTCTGCCAGGGCGGTCAGGTCGTTGCGGATGCTCGCGTGATCCTGGCCCGGGATGGTGCGCACGTCGACCAGGAGTCGCGCTTCACCCGGCATGACGTTCAACTGGGCCGCCCCCCCGGAAGGCGCCTGAATGACGGTGGGGGTAAAGCTGGCCCACCCCAGGTGCCGGTCCCTCCCAAGCTTTTCGACTGCGGCCCGCTCGAGCCGGTGCAGGCCGTTTATCAGTTCGGCCAGGGCCGGGGCCGTGTTGAGGCCCGACAGGGGCATGGCCCCGTGGCTCATCCGCCCGCCGATCGTGTAGCTGGCCCGGATCGCCCCCTTCTGTGACGTACAGACGAGGCCGTCCTGGGGCTCGCAGATGATGGCCCCCGTCACGTCGTCCGCATGGCCTTTTTCGATGAAATCGAGCACCCCCAGCATCAGGTCCTCTTCATCACAGAGCACGCCGCCCACGATGCCGCCGGAGAGGGGAACGCCCGCCCGTTTCAAGGCATCCATGGCGATCAGCATGGCGCAGAGGTTCCCCTTGGTGTCGTTGGTTCCCCGCCCGTACATGCGGCCGCCCTCGATCTGGGCGCCGAAGGGGTCGTAATGCCACGTTTCCACGTCACCGGGCGTCACGACGTCGGTGTGGCCCTCGAACATCAGCTTCCGCTCCCCCGGACCCGCGTCCCAGGAGACGATGACGTTGGGCCTTCCGGGCGCCACCTGGTCCACCTGCACCTGAAAGCCCTTCTGCTTCGCCCAGCGGGCCACATGTTCGGCCGCCTCCTG
This genomic interval from Deltaproteobacteria bacterium contains the following:
- a CDS encoding alpha/beta hydrolase, which translates into the protein MKETAKNRTTVAALLFVLLVAVLIAAMALASAVQRDFGRVAVSNVRYLNGNGIPIRAKLMHPKTGGGTRFPGIVYIHGYQNNRETGDAYCIELARRGFVVLNIDAIGRGNSGIPGNPADPGFDDTYGGQSSLDYLRSLPLVDPGAVGMMGHSLGAEMAYKVALRDPGVRGLVITGFAYTTAADYQHPANMLMIIGKYDEYRKRMTGTRNILTDWMKSEQTRKVIDAPNPEIGVTYGDFSAGTARRVFVPHVTHIQESHNRDAIAEALLWMRQALNPPAAYWSDPHRQIWPVKEWATLVAMVAGFFSLLPLSTLLLRLAWFRPLAGAPTATYACGGKAFLKHVTINGLVMWLYLPLIFILFGIHIYLVPIDRVFPMMMVNAIVWWFLCINIIGFFIFRRWFKKQNRLYGTTLADMGISFKKDLFYLDGVRLGKGVALAMTLFIFAYAAEHLLESIFIVDYRFIFPFASDLTPYRLKMWLVYFPFLLIGFLQTGVFLHGQIRKAPKRSQTGTFLAWSGANLAAMIVPLLLFLCIQYIPLLTTGFIPLVGPGGMFVSFVLNLFHLIVVLCLVIPISTWLFQVTGTIYTGAVLNAALVTWMFTSSQVIAPIPI
- a CDS encoding long-chain fatty acid--CoA ligase, translating into MTAKPWHGPKWPEGVPHEITGWDKPLPTLLDETAARYPDLVYTIFNDAGRTYSQVKDTADRIANFLVSKGVKKGDRVAIFLPNLPHYPAIFFGILKAGAVCVTCNPIYTANELNYQLGDAGAKAVFCMDHPEFYRTTVEAIRGTDVETVVICSVKSYLPRLKGFLGGLLGKIPKAESHQPGHLLFDDVVAAASGSGAPAVEIDPVDDLALIIYTGGTTGRPKGAALTHANFFYNVMGLNEYGRLVQEPGGRPERIRGGGFNTYLGVLPWYHSFGLTCAMLSACATGSKLICVPDPRAGDPPFTEVLKLVQKHRPTLMPAVPTIFVAFTNHPLLGQFDLTSLVGCFSGGAPLPPEVCKQFEEKTGAIIFEGYGLSETAPVATANPTNRENRKIGSIGFPIPCTDIKIVDLETGLEELPQGEDGEIAISGPQVMQGYWNKPEENEAVFREIDGSRYFLTGDIGHIDEEGFILITDRKKDMIIVGGFNVYPRDVEDILFTHPKVALAAVVGVPDARSGEIVKAFIQLKPGETATEEEIMAFCKENMAGYKRPKQIEFREEVPVSNVGKVLRRVLRDEESGK
- the map gene encoding type I methionyl aminopeptidase produces the protein MKNKAPKIGRNDPCPCGSGLKYKRCCGDTQASSSADVAAMYARKHNVRVKQGKDVEAIRRAGRLVMETLDMVEAMIAPGLVTEEINTRVHEFTVKNGAVPAPLNYRGFPKSVCVSINDVICHGIPGPHALQEGDIVNIDVTTILNGYYADANKSFFVGKPSPDARKIVDVARESLKRGIAMVKPGNTLGDIGWAIQSWAESQECSVVREFVGHGVGFDFHEAPQVPHFGRRGQGLALIPGMVFTIEPMINLGDKALRILEDNWTAVTRDGSLSAQFEQTLLVTDNGCESLTPYPL
- a CDS encoding rhomboid family intramembrane serine protease encodes the protein MITVVDKLSKEEVETYQLVLLSAGIASRAVRQADGWELEVAPDRSAEAAGLIDAYRIENRPDPIVSEDIFRDFKKSLAGIWGALLLAAVHVFVTMQPDSRFLMDSYAATAGRMLDGEWYRAATALLLHSGAVHLAGNMVGIAVLGSAVCSIMGWGVGWLMILSAGIGGNVMNAVVYKTGHSSIGASTAVFGALGLLTAWQFLRRLEHPGRRIKALLPLGAGLALLGFLGSSAHADILAHLFGFLSGLVIGFLYGKTAAKRFGTPVQAAALITAIVILVRAWLGGI
- the panB gene encoding 3-methyl-2-oxobutanoate hydroxymethyltransferase, coding for MASNKVTVMDVKKAKADKRKLVMVTAYDYPFGLLADEAGVDIVLVGDSLGMVVMGLDGTVEVTMAHMIHHIKAVVRGCKGPLIVGDMPFMSYNVSIEEAVRNAGRLMKEGGCDVVKLEGGVDFAPTVEAIVKAGIPVQGHIGLTPQTASALGGFKMQGKDAEAARRIIEDARALEAAGVFSIILEAVPAPLGKLVAESVTVPVIGIGAGVDVDGQVLVTHDMIGLFDKFIPKFVKQYTKIRPIILEALNAYKKDVQEAAFPAAEHSFKMPDETLAQLTK
- a CDS encoding 2-dehydropantoate 2-reductase; this translates as MKIAVVGAGAMGSLFGGLLAEAGAEVWLVDIWSEHVDAVNDRGLTIERDGRVRTVRLQATMDPETVGESDLTIVFVKSTQTEAAARTAKALAGRDGLVLTLQNGMGNADRIAREVEPGHVIAGTTSHGATMLGPGSIRHAGSGLTTIGMWHRQNTHKAEQVAAFFSGAGIETDVSADVRSIVWGKLLINVGINAITALTGIKNGQLLDLPATVALSRAAVEEAIAVAEAQQIAVRPDAVEHVLEVARATGANRSSMGQDVDNRRMTEIGAINGVVVEEAERLGLPAPVNRTLTALVETLQANYL
- a CDS encoding ATP-binding cassette domain-containing protein encodes the protein MPDTDLLKIENLVKHFPLGGGLMSKPHAWVKAVDGVSFRVAGGESFGLVGESGCGKTTLGRLILRLLDPTAGTIFLEGEDITCLSRTDLRPLRRKMQIIFQDPFSSLDPRMKVEAIVTEPMRAHDHLTRRQRKEQAVDLLEKVGLRAGDLDKYPHEFSGGQRQRIGIARSLCVRPKLIVADEPVSALDVSIQAQVINLLEDLREEFGLSYVFISHDLSVVEHICDRIAVMYLGGIVETAPAEVFSVTPRHPYTRALLEAVPLPNPQGQVPPAPLEGDVPSPIDPPPGCRFHTRCPHVHDRCRMERPVLIEAADRHRVACWLNDGTGVGD
- a CDS encoding ABC transporter ATP-binding protein, whose translation is MGKNLLEIEDLAVDFHTPEGVGRAVDHVSLSVAEGETVGLVGESGCGKSVTSLSILGLVASPPGRIHSGRILFDGKDLLAMAPDKLRSIRGRDISMIFQEPMTSLNPVLTIGRQVAEPLMVHRNMDRQEALEQAVHWLGQVKIPAPEKRIDEYPHQLSGGMRQRVMIAMAMVCRPRLLIADEPTTALDVSIQSQILSLMEGLKKETGTSMLLITHDLGVVAQMARRVVVMYAGQVVETAGVDDIFGSPLHPYTRGLLKSIPRLGSRAAGRKQRLNEIKGTVPSLMEPVSGCKFADRCPEVFDRCREQQPALQALGGGRSARCWLVQPSGGGTGHA